The Pseudomonas wenzhouensis genome has a segment encoding these proteins:
- a CDS encoding nucleoside recognition domain-containing protein, with product MLNGLWLSFFLVAAVAGFSRWLIGDDPAVFGAMVESLFAMAKLSVEVMVLLFGTMTLWLGLLRIAEQAGLVDALARVLGPLFARLMPEVPRGHPALGLITMNFAANGLGLDNAATPIGLKAMRSLQELNPNKLAASNAQILFLVLNASSLTLLPVSIFMYRVQQGAEDPTLVFLPILLATSASTLVGLLSVAVMQRLRLWDPVVLAYLIPGALLLGGFMALLAGLSATALAALSSLLGNLTLFGVILAFLLVGALRKVKVYEQFIEGAREGFDIAKSLLPYLVAMLCAIGVLRASGALEFGLDGIRWLVETFGWDTRFVDALPTALVKPFSGSAARAMLIETMQTHGVDSFPALAAAIVQGSTETTFYVLAVYFGAVGIQRARHAVGCALLAELAGVIAAITVTYWFFG from the coding sequence ATGCTCAACGGCCTGTGGCTGAGCTTTTTTCTGGTGGCAGCAGTGGCGGGTTTTTCCCGCTGGCTGATCGGCGATGACCCGGCGGTGTTCGGTGCCATGGTCGAGAGTCTGTTTGCCATGGCCAAGCTGTCAGTGGAGGTGATGGTGCTGCTGTTCGGCACCATGACCCTGTGGCTCGGCTTGCTGCGTATCGCCGAGCAAGCCGGTCTGGTCGATGCCCTGGCGCGTGTACTCGGCCCGTTGTTCGCGCGATTGATGCCGGAGGTGCCGCGCGGCCATCCGGCGCTCGGGCTGATCACCATGAACTTTGCTGCCAACGGCCTGGGCCTGGACAACGCTGCCACGCCCATCGGCCTCAAGGCCATGCGCAGCCTGCAGGAGCTGAACCCGAACAAGCTGGCGGCGAGCAATGCGCAAATCCTGTTCCTGGTGCTCAACGCCTCGTCGCTGACCCTGTTGCCGGTATCGATCTTCATGTACCGCGTGCAACAGGGTGCGGAAGATCCGACCCTGGTGTTCCTGCCGATTCTGCTGGCCACCAGCGCCTCGACCCTGGTCGGCCTGCTGTCGGTGGCCGTGATGCAGCGCCTGCGTCTGTGGGACCCGGTGGTGTTGGCGTATCTGATTCCCGGTGCCCTGTTGCTGGGTGGCTTCATGGCCCTGCTCGCCGGGCTCAGCGCCACTGCCCTGGCGGCGCTCTCGTCACTGCTCGGCAATCTGACCCTGTTCGGTGTGATCCTGGCTTTCCTGCTGGTTGGTGCGCTGCGCAAGGTCAAGGTCTACGAACAATTCATCGAAGGTGCCCGTGAGGGCTTCGACATCGCCAAGAGTCTATTGCCGTATCTGGTGGCGATGCTCTGCGCGATTGGTGTGTTACGTGCTTCCGGCGCTCTGGAGTTCGGCCTCGACGGCATTCGCTGGCTGGTGGAAACCTTCGGTTGGGATACGCGCTTCGTCGATGCGCTGCCCACTGCGCTGGTCAAGCCGTTTTCCGGCAGCGCGGCACGCGCCATGCTGATCGAGACCATGCAGACCCATGGCGTCGACAGCTTCCCGGCGCTGGCGGCGGCGATCGTCCAGGGCAGCACGGAAACCACCTTCTACGTGCTGGCGGTGTATTTCGGCGCCGTCGGCATTCAGCGTGCGCGCCATGCGGTGGGCTGCGCCCTGTTGGCGGAGCTGGCCGGAGTCATTGCCGCGATCACCGTGACCTACTGGTTCTTCGGCTGA
- a CDS encoding inhibitor of vertebrate lysozyme family protein: MKSIYPIAAALLLGGALAAQAADRDASFQPGELLAGNAECRQAWQDLVQDEERLPDWLINLSGLSTPMQAVEADSDRYLVGQVCEAQRCFSQRLYVAFEWENDDAYALYVQVPDGLPEDRVPSEHATLRWLGDPDEEIRQMLMEQLRNDPNWY, encoded by the coding sequence ATGAAGTCGATTTACCCCATCGCCGCCGCCCTGCTGCTGGGCGGCGCCCTGGCGGCTCAGGCCGCCGACCGCGATGCCAGTTTCCAGCCGGGCGAGTTGCTGGCCGGCAACGCCGAGTGTCGCCAGGCCTGGCAGGATCTGGTGCAAGACGAAGAGCGCCTGCCGGACTGGCTGATCAACCTCAGTGGCCTGTCCACCCCGATGCAGGCCGTGGAAGCCGACAGTGATCGCTACCTGGTCGGCCAGGTCTGCGAAGCGCAGCGTTGCTTCAGCCAGCGCCTCTATGTCGCTTTCGAGTGGGAAAACGATGACGCCTATGCGCTGTATGTGCAGGTGCCGGATGGCCTGCCGGAAGATCGCGTACCCAGTGAGCACGCCACCTTGCGCTGGCTGGGCGACCCGGACGAGGAGATTCGGCAGATGCTCATGGAGCAGCTGCGCAACGATCCGAACTGGTATTGA
- a CDS encoding DUF1328 domain-containing protein — protein sequence MLSWAVTFLIIAIIAAVLGFGGIAGTAAGIAKILFVVFLVLFIVSFVMGRRPRL from the coding sequence ATGCTGAGTTGGGCAGTCACATTCCTGATCATCGCCATCATCGCCGCCGTACTGGGCTTCGGTGGTATCGCCGGCACCGCCGCAGGCATCGCCAAGATTCTTTTCGTGGTGTTCCTGGTGCTGTTCATCGTCTCGTTCGTCATGGGCCGTCGCCCGCGCCTGTAG
- a CDS encoding acyl-CoA thioesterase: MNDYEQEDPIPQGDLALQITALPRETNGFGDIYGGWLVSQMDLAGTAMASKIAGGRVATVAIDRMAFLVPVAVGAQLSFYTQALEIGRSSIQMMVEVWSDDPLSNEWRKVTEAVFVFVAIDGSGRTRPVPPRRG, translated from the coding sequence ATGAACGACTACGAACAGGAAGACCCGATTCCCCAGGGCGACCTTGCCCTGCAGATCACCGCGCTGCCGCGTGAGACCAATGGTTTCGGAGATATCTATGGCGGTTGGCTGGTATCGCAGATGGACCTGGCCGGTACGGCCATGGCCAGCAAGATCGCCGGTGGCCGCGTCGCCACTGTCGCCATCGACCGCATGGCCTTCCTCGTGCCGGTGGCGGTGGGTGCGCAGTTGTCCTTCTACACTCAGGCGCTGGAAATTGGCCGCAGCTCGATCCAGATGATGGTCGAGGTGTGGAGCGACGATCCGCTGTCCAATGAATGGCGCAAGGTCACCGAAGCGGTATTCGTCTTCGTCGCCATCGACGGCAGCGGCCGCACCCGCCCGGTGCCGCCGCGGCGCGGCTGA
- a CDS encoding TRAP transporter substrate-binding protein, whose protein sequence is MKRRDILAAAGVGLAATALAGCKEDAKSAAAPQEGSSSQTFNWKMVTSWPKNFPGVGVGAERFAKLVDEMSNGRLKVKVYAAGELVPALEVFDAVSRGTAEMGHGAPYYWKGKVPAAQFFCASPFGPNAQEMNAWLHRGGGQQLWEEVYKPFGVLPMACGNTGVQTAGWFNKEMNSVDDFKGLKMRTPGLGGEVLTKMGGTVVNMPAGEIFTAMQTGAIDATEWIGPYNDLALGLHKAAKYYYTPGWQEPSVLFELDVNLKAWETLPPDLQAIVRAAARDVNGDMLDDYNAKNMEAMEQLKADGVEVRRLPDEVLARLKEVAAEVVEASAAADPAAAKVWEHQKAYLKRLYAYAESNEKDIYNIRG, encoded by the coding sequence ATGAAACGTCGCGACATACTCGCCGCAGCAGGCGTAGGCCTTGCAGCAACCGCCCTGGCCGGCTGTAAGGAAGATGCCAAGAGCGCCGCAGCACCTCAAGAGGGTTCGAGTTCCCAAACCTTCAACTGGAAGATGGTCACCTCCTGGCCGAAAAACTTCCCGGGCGTCGGCGTGGGAGCCGAGCGCTTCGCCAAGCTGGTCGATGAAATGAGCAACGGCCGCCTGAAGGTCAAGGTGTATGCAGCAGGCGAGCTGGTGCCGGCACTGGAAGTGTTCGATGCAGTCTCCCGCGGTACCGCCGAAATGGGTCACGGCGCGCCGTACTACTGGAAAGGCAAGGTGCCGGCCGCACAGTTCTTCTGCGCCTCGCCATTCGGCCCCAATGCTCAGGAAATGAACGCCTGGCTGCATCGCGGTGGCGGTCAGCAGCTGTGGGAAGAGGTGTACAAGCCGTTCGGCGTGCTGCCGATGGCCTGTGGTAACACCGGTGTGCAAACCGCAGGCTGGTTCAACAAGGAAATGAACTCGGTCGATGACTTCAAGGGCCTGAAGATGCGTACCCCTGGCCTGGGCGGCGAAGTGCTGACCAAGATGGGCGGTACCGTGGTCAACATGCCGGCCGGTGAGATCTTCACCGCCATGCAGACCGGTGCCATCGACGCCACTGAATGGATCGGCCCATACAACGACCTGGCCCTGGGTCTGCACAAGGCAGCCAAGTACTACTACACCCCGGGCTGGCAGGAGCCCAGCGTACTGTTCGAGCTGGACGTCAATCTGAAGGCCTGGGAAACCCTGCCGCCGGATCTGCAGGCCATCGTTCGCGCCGCTGCCCGCGACGTCAACGGCGACATGCTCGATGACTACAACGCCAAGAACATGGAAGCCATGGAGCAACTCAAGGCCGACGGTGTGGAAGTACGCCGCCTGCCGGACGAAGTCCTGGCCCGCCTGAAGGAAGTGGCGGCCGAAGTGGTCGAGGCCAGTGCGGCGGCTGACCCTGCCGCTGCCAAGGTCTGGGAGCACCAGAAGGCTTATCTGAAGCGGCTGTATGCCTACGCGGAAAGCAACGAGAAAGACATCTACAACATCCGTGGCTGA